Proteins from a genomic interval of Sphingomonas sp. Y38-1Y:
- the ruvX gene encoding Holliday junction resolvase RuvX, with amino-acid sequence MIATLAADFADALPDGGRLIGLDVGTKTIGTALCDAGWSFASAAPLVRRTKFTADKAALVELVARQSVKGIVIGLPLNMDGTDSPRTQSTRAFARNLLDLGLPILLWDERWSTVAVERLMIEQDLSRAKRAERVDSLAAAHILQAAIDALANVPHP; translated from the coding sequence TTGATCGCGACGCTTGCGGCCGATTTCGCCGACGCGCTGCCGGATGGCGGGCGGCTGATCGGGCTCGACGTCGGCACCAAGACGATCGGCACCGCACTCTGCGACGCAGGCTGGAGCTTCGCCAGCGCCGCCCCCCTCGTCCGCAGAACCAAGTTCACCGCAGACAAGGCCGCGCTCGTAGAGCTCGTCGCGAGGCAGTCGGTCAAGGGCATCGTCATCGGCCTCCCCCTCAACATGGACGGCACCGACAGCCCGCGCACCCAGTCCACGCGGGCGTTCGCGCGCAACCTTCTCGATCTCGGCCTGCCGATCCTCCTCTGGGACGAGCGCTGGTCGACCGTCGCGGTCGAGCGGCTGATGATCGAACAGGATCTCAGCCGCGCCAAGCGCGCCGAACGCGTCGATTCGCTCGCGGCGGCGCACATCCTCCAGGCCGCGATCGACGCCCTCGCAAACGTGCCCCACCCATAA
- the phhA gene encoding phenylalanine 4-monooxygenase: MTAETHIHAAPPEGAAADWTISQNWDAFTAEEHGVWDTLFERQAKLLPGRASSAYLRGLEALRLSESGIPNFEDLSERLMKLTGWQVVAVPGLVPDDVFFEHMANRRFVSGNFIRRRDQLDYLQEPDVFHDVFGHVPMLADPVFADYLAAYGRGGLRALELGALPQLARLYWYTVEFGLVQEEDGLRIFGAGIVSSSAESIFALDDPSPHRIGFDLERVMRTEYRIDDFQQNYFVVPSFEELRRVTVETDFAPLYDRILPLPSIPVAKLIDSDHVIHRGTQAYAGAQAAAD, translated from the coding sequence ATGACCGCCGAAACCCACATCCACGCCGCACCGCCAGAGGGCGCCGCCGCCGACTGGACCATCTCACAAAACTGGGACGCGTTCACCGCCGAAGAACATGGCGTCTGGGACACGCTGTTCGAGCGGCAGGCAAAGCTGCTGCCCGGCCGCGCGTCGAGCGCCTATCTTCGCGGGCTGGAGGCGCTGCGCCTGTCCGAAAGCGGCATTCCCAATTTCGAGGATCTGTCCGAACGGCTGATGAAGCTCACCGGGTGGCAGGTCGTGGCCGTGCCCGGCCTCGTCCCCGACGATGTGTTCTTCGAACACATGGCCAATCGCCGCTTCGTCTCTGGCAACTTCATCCGCCGACGCGACCAGCTCGACTACCTTCAGGAGCCCGACGTCTTCCACGACGTGTTCGGTCATGTGCCGATGCTCGCCGATCCGGTGTTCGCCGACTATCTCGCCGCCTATGGCCGTGGTGGCCTTCGCGCGCTGGAGCTCGGCGCGCTGCCGCAGCTCGCGCGCCTCTACTGGTACACGGTCGAGTTCGGGCTGGTGCAGGAAGAGGACGGCCTGCGCATCTTTGGCGCGGGCATCGTCTCATCCTCGGCCGAAAGCATCTTCGCGCTCGACGATCCCAGCCCCCACCGCATCGGCTTCGACCTGGAGCGGGTGATGCGCACCGAATATCGCATCGACGATTTCCAGCAGAACTACTTCGTCGTGCCAAGCTTCGAGGAACTGCGGCGCGTGACCGTCGAGACCGACTTCGCGCCGCTCTACGACCGTATCCTGCCACTCCCCTCGATCCCGGTCGCCAAGCTCATCGACAGCGACCACGTCATTCACCGCGGCACCCAGGCCTATGCGGGGGCTCAAGCGGCGGCCGACTGA
- a CDS encoding sensor histidine kinase → MLARVARGRWIGESLGAQLVTILTGVGLLGSVAITLLLALIITPSFDRLEEEAAIAQRGRVAATLSELGGRTIGAAWAAGPGDAPGSHGVDALIDTATHATIWRKGVAPLPLPSPAMTTLRFVAWGNRVAIVARGDRMIAVRILPAATIARETGLTIGYDRRTGALPSLQRSEGRLDAALPLIDSDGRVMGHLRLGVPRDLSNLGQRMLLLAVGGSTLLLLIVLAVLRRSITALVLQPLSRLEAHIQAVRASGTMTPLPGEPRADEIGGVTRSFNAMIGQLADLRERVEAQSYRLGQSESAAAMIHNVRNALTPISTILSQGLAQPASVDRALVRRALAELAGDAIPVARRRKLSAFVAAALASEDQAREERLARLEVGRDSMRHALAIIGRQQSEAQERPHLAPCELTELVTQTAAIAQFAGEMPTAVELPTQAHWAIANRVVLSQIIGNLLVNAVEAIVAGGREGRITVSIEDGGERIVMTIADTGEGFDRESARQLFQRGFSTRSDKAGGLGLHWCANAANAMGGTLALESDGPGQGARAILTLPAAPRQSAAA, encoded by the coding sequence ATGCTCGCGCGGGTCGCGCGTGGACGTTGGATCGGCGAATCGCTCGGGGCGCAGCTCGTCACCATCCTGACGGGCGTCGGCCTGCTCGGGTCGGTGGCGATCACGCTGCTGCTGGCGCTCATCATCACGCCGAGCTTCGACCGGTTGGAAGAGGAAGCCGCGATTGCGCAGCGCGGGCGGGTGGCGGCGACGCTGTCCGAACTAGGCGGGCGCACGATCGGCGCCGCCTGGGCCGCGGGCCCGGGGGACGCGCCCGGATCGCACGGTGTCGACGCGCTGATCGACACTGCCACCCACGCGACGATCTGGCGGAAGGGCGTGGCACCGCTGCCGCTGCCATCCCCGGCGATGACGACGCTGCGTTTCGTGGCGTGGGGCAACCGGGTCGCCATCGTCGCGCGCGGCGACCGGATGATCGCGGTCCGCATCCTGCCCGCGGCGACGATCGCGCGAGAGACGGGGCTGACCATCGGCTATGATCGACGGACCGGCGCGCTCCCCTCGCTGCAGCGGTCCGAAGGGCGGCTGGACGCCGCACTGCCACTGATCGACAGCGACGGGCGGGTTATGGGCCATCTGCGCTTGGGCGTTCCGCGCGACCTGTCGAACCTGGGGCAGCGGATGCTGTTGCTGGCGGTGGGCGGGTCGACCCTCCTGCTGCTGATCGTGCTGGCGGTGCTGCGGCGGTCGATCACCGCGCTGGTGCTGCAGCCGCTCAGCCGGCTGGAGGCGCATATCCAGGCGGTGCGCGCGTCGGGGACGATGACACCGCTGCCAGGCGAACCGCGCGCGGACGAGATCGGCGGGGTGACGCGCAGCTTCAACGCGATGATCGGCCAGCTTGCCGATCTTCGCGAGCGGGTCGAGGCGCAATCCTATCGCCTGGGCCAGTCGGAAAGCGCGGCGGCGATGATCCACAATGTCCGCAACGCGCTGACGCCGATCAGCACGATCCTGTCGCAGGGGCTGGCACAGCCGGCGTCGGTCGATCGCGCGCTGGTCCGGCGGGCGCTGGCGGAGCTGGCGGGCGACGCGATCCCGGTCGCAAGGCGACGCAAGCTGTCCGCGTTCGTCGCCGCGGCGCTCGCAAGCGAGGATCAGGCGCGGGAGGAGCGGTTGGCGCGGCTGGAGGTCGGGCGCGACTCGATGCGGCATGCGCTGGCGATCATCGGGCGGCAGCAATCGGAGGCACAGGAACGGCCGCATCTGGCACCATGCGAGTTGACCGAACTGGTGACCCAGACCGCGGCAATCGCGCAATTTGCCGGCGAGATGCCGACCGCGGTCGAGCTGCCGACACAGGCGCATTGGGCGATCGCCAATCGCGTGGTGCTGAGCCAGATCATCGGCAACCTGCTGGTCAACGCGGTCGAGGCGATCGTCGCGGGCGGCCGCGAGGGGCGGATCACAGTCTCGATCGAGGATGGCGGCGAGCGGATCGTGATGACCATCGCCGATACGGGTGAGGGGTTCGATCGCGAAAGCGCGCGTCAGTTGTTCCAGCGCGGCTTTTCGACACGGTCGGACAAGGCGGGCGGGCTGGGGCTCCACTGGTGCGCCAACGCCGCCAACGCGATGGGCGGGACGCTGGCGCTGGAGAGCGACGGGCCGGGGCAGGGCGCGCGCGCGATCCTGACGCTGCCCGCCGCCCCGCGTCAGTCGGCCGCCGCTTGA
- a CDS encoding putative bifunctional diguanylate cyclase/phosphodiesterase codes for MRILIVDDEAGMHDSYRQCLSAGEGDGTLRQMASELFGTHDGAEPAAPVFDLVHAHQGQEAVDLVAAAGEDRFAVAFIDVRMPPGIDGRETARRIRAIDPDINLVIVTGYSDYAPIEIGRVAGSVDKLFFIAKPFEVEEIVQTATALTQRWHVDRELAETRAALAEKVLILEEQTHELAANEMKALHLANHDSLTDAPNRLAFIRSLSGWVRADECFAMAMLDLDRFKLVNDTFGHLAGDELIRRVCDILQQQVPDGGMVARLGGDEFAMLYPTGGIDAAVMEAERMIHACSANFRIFGHSVQGSASVGLVVVEAESHADPIDVMRRADLALNDAKKNARGGVRVFDESMDESIRFRRAIESGLSRAIEQGELRLVYQPIVSRDTLEVVAFEALMRWESAEYGTISPAMFIPIAEESNLIHELGDWVLAEALTMLEKWPGQYVSVNFSPRQFRRPNFVGHIVERVDRAGISPSRLQIEITETAIFDDAERAAETLYRLRQMGFRIALDDFGTGYSSLYNIRKFALDCLKIDKSFIDGMGRERESAAIVHSIVHLGRALGLEVVAEGVETDAQVQALRVAGASHLQGYHLSRPVEAARSLEIATSRFFGESDPVAETLPGSGTYG; via the coding sequence GTGCGCATTCTGATTGTCGACGACGAAGCGGGAATGCACGACAGCTATCGCCAGTGCCTGTCGGCCGGCGAGGGTGACGGCACGCTTCGCCAGATGGCGAGTGAGCTGTTCGGCACGCACGATGGCGCGGAGCCGGCGGCACCCGTCTTCGACCTGGTTCACGCGCATCAGGGACAGGAAGCGGTCGACCTGGTCGCCGCGGCGGGCGAGGATCGCTTCGCCGTCGCCTTCATCGACGTGCGGATGCCCCCCGGCATCGACGGACGCGAAACCGCGCGGCGCATCCGCGCGATCGATCCCGACATCAACCTCGTTATCGTGACAGGCTATTCCGACTACGCCCCGATCGAGATCGGGCGCGTCGCGGGATCGGTCGACAAGCTGTTCTTCATCGCCAAGCCGTTCGAGGTCGAGGAGATCGTCCAGACCGCGACCGCGCTGACCCAGCGCTGGCACGTCGACCGCGAGCTTGCCGAGACGCGCGCCGCGCTGGCGGAAAAGGTGCTGATCCTCGAGGAGCAGACGCACGAGCTGGCCGCCAACGAGATGAAGGCGCTGCACCTTGCCAACCACGATTCGCTGACGGACGCGCCCAACCGGCTCGCCTTCATCCGCTCGCTGTCGGGCTGGGTGCGCGCCGACGAGTGTTTCGCGATGGCGATGCTCGACCTCGACCGCTTCAAGCTGGTCAACGACACGTTCGGCCATCTGGCCGGCGACGAGCTGATCCGCCGCGTCTGCGACATCCTCCAGCAGCAGGTGCCCGATGGCGGCATGGTCGCGCGGCTGGGCGGCGACGAGTTCGCGATGCTCTATCCGACCGGCGGCATCGACGCCGCGGTGATGGAAGCGGAGCGGATGATCCACGCCTGTTCCGCCAATTTCCGCATCTTCGGCCATTCGGTGCAGGGCAGTGCCTCGGTCGGCCTGGTGGTGGTCGAGGCCGAGAGCCATGCCGATCCGATCGACGTCATGCGCCGCGCCGACCTGGCGCTCAACGACGCCAAGAAGAACGCCCGCGGCGGCGTGCGCGTGTTCGACGAGAGCATGGACGAATCGATTCGTTTCCGCCGTGCGATCGAAAGCGGCCTGTCGCGCGCGATCGAGCAGGGCGAGTTGCGGCTCGTCTATCAGCCGATCGTTTCCCGCGACACGCTGGAGGTCGTCGCGTTCGAGGCGCTGATGCGCTGGGAAAGCGCCGAATACGGCACGATCAGCCCGGCGATGTTCATCCCGATTGCCGAGGAATCGAACCTGATCCACGAGCTCGGCGACTGGGTGCTGGCCGAGGCGCTGACGATGCTGGAGAAGTGGCCGGGGCAGTATGTCTCGGTCAATTTCAGCCCGCGCCAGTTCCGCCGTCCCAATTTCGTCGGCCATATCGTCGAGCGGGTCGACAGAGCCGGCATTTCGCCCTCGCGCCTTCAGATCGAGATCACTGAGACGGCGATCTTCGACGACGCCGAACGCGCGGCAGAGACGCTGTATCGCCTCCGCCAGATGGGCTTCCGCATCGCTCTCGACGATTTCGGGACGGGCTATTCCAGCCTCTACAACATCCGCAAGTTCGCGCTCGATTGCCTGAAGATCGACAAGAGCTTCATCGACGGCATGGGTCGCGAGCGCGAGTCGGCGGCGATCGTCCATTCGATCGTGCATCTGGGCCGCGCGCTCGGCCTGGAGGTCGTGGCGGAGGGCGTCGAGACCGACGCCCAGGTGCAGGCGCTGCGCGTCGCGGGCGCCAGTCATTTGCAGGGATATCATCTGTCGCGGCCGGTCGAGGCGGCGCGGTCGCTGGAGATCGCGACCTCTCGCTTCTTCGGGGAGAGCGATCCCGTGGCGGAGACGCTGCCCGGAAGCGGAACCTACGGATAA
- a CDS encoding endonuclease domain-containing protein has protein sequence MALVRRQISPHAARLRRERTEAEHRFWQAVRNRQADGFKFRFQHTLAPYVVDFACLEAMLVVEIDGGQHDPEVDRRRTEFLKARGFRVIRFWNNDVLQNLEGVIAVLRAELAKPAD, from the coding sequence ATGGCTTTGGTCCGCCGCCAGATCAGCCCGCATGCGGCCCGGCTACGCCGCGAGCGGACCGAGGCCGAGCATCGTTTCTGGCAAGCGGTGCGGAATCGCCAGGCCGACGGGTTCAAGTTTCGCTTCCAGCATACGCTGGCGCCGTATGTCGTCGACTTCGCGTGTCTCGAAGCAATGCTGGTCGTCGAGATTGATGGAGGGCAGCATGATCCTGAAGTGGATAGGCGCCGAACAGAGTTCCTAAAAGCGCGAGGCTTTCGCGTCATCCGCTTCTGGAACAACGATGTTCTTCAGAATCTTGAGGGCGTTATCGCGGTTTTGCGTGCGGAGCTTGCCAAGCCTGCGGACTGA
- a CDS encoding TIGR02117 family protein, with protein MKGKLLGTLAGLLLLVAIVAQSYLVAGWVGGAIAAPGAEARAVEGIAVYVEDNGIHTGIVLPKAVLPADLLARFAGEDLADPRYARHGWLAIGWGDRAFYLGTPTWSDLSLSTVAAAAVGSDATVLHVEHVPPPRGGASVRRVLLRPDQVARLVGFVRASVGEGTAVHGYGGWDAFYPARGHYSAIRTCNAWTGEALRAAGVRMGRWTPFPGGVMRWL; from the coding sequence TTGAAAGGAAAGCTCCTCGGCACGCTCGCCGGACTGCTGCTGCTCGTCGCCATCGTGGCGCAAAGCTATCTGGTCGCGGGCTGGGTCGGCGGTGCGATCGCGGCGCCGGGGGCGGAGGCGCGGGCGGTGGAGGGCATCGCCGTCTATGTCGAGGATAACGGCATCCACACGGGCATTGTGTTGCCGAAGGCGGTGCTGCCGGCCGACCTGCTGGCGCGGTTCGCGGGCGAGGACCTGGCCGATCCGCGCTATGCCCGGCATGGCTGGCTGGCGATCGGATGGGGCGACCGGGCCTTCTATCTGGGCACCCCGACCTGGAGTGACCTCAGCCTCTCGACCGTTGCGGCGGCGGCGGTGGGAAGCGACGCGACGGTGCTGCATGTCGAGCATGTGCCGCCGCCGCGTGGGGGTGCTTCGGTACGTCGGGTGCTGCTTCGGCCCGATCAGGTCGCGCGGCTGGTCGGCTTCGTCCGCGCGAGCGTGGGAGAGGGGACGGCGGTGCATGGCTATGGCGGCTGGGACGCGTTCTATCCGGCGCGAGGACATTACAGCGCGATCCGCACGTGCAACGCCTGGACGGGCGAGGCTCTGCGCGCGGCGGGGGTCAGGATGGGACGGTGGACGCCGTTTCCGGGCGGGGTGATGCGGTGGCTCTGA
- a CDS encoding esterase/lipase family protein has protein sequence MDAVSGRGDAVALTPPPWRYTLTEVPRGAAGVARLAAAYPSLRQAPRGRGQPVMLLPGLFNSDRSNVALWRYLASLGYAVEGWGLGRNLGQRAIGHDGARLFARVEAMAVRHGAPVTLVGVSLGGLMARIAAQRMPDLVARVVTISSPFAGPPTATRVWRAYQALSGARVEDPAVRALVEEAARPLPVPITAIWSASDGLVGGAICRGEDCDAVEVRSSHIWVQFNPEVWRAVAMALASRV, from the coding sequence GTGGACGCCGTTTCCGGGCGGGGTGATGCGGTGGCTCTGACGCCGCCGCCTTGGCGCTATACGCTGACCGAGGTGCCGCGCGGTGCGGCCGGCGTCGCACGGCTGGCGGCGGCGTATCCCAGCTTGAGGCAGGCGCCGCGCGGGCGCGGGCAGCCGGTGATGCTGTTGCCGGGGCTGTTCAACTCCGACCGATCGAACGTGGCGCTATGGCGGTACCTCGCCTCGCTTGGCTATGCGGTCGAGGGCTGGGGGTTGGGGCGCAATCTGGGGCAGCGGGCGATCGGGCATGACGGCGCGCGGCTGTTCGCGCGGGTCGAGGCGATGGCGGTGCGGCATGGGGCGCCGGTGACGCTGGTGGGTGTCAGTCTGGGCGGGCTGATGGCGCGGATCGCGGCGCAGCGGATGCCCGATCTGGTGGCGCGGGTGGTGACGATCAGCTCGCCCTTTGCCGGCCCGCCCACCGCGACGCGGGTGTGGCGCGCCTATCAGGCGCTGTCGGGCGCGCGGGTCGAGGATCCGGCGGTGCGCGCGCTGGTCGAGGAAGCGGCGCGGCCGCTGCCGGTGCCGATCACCGCGATCTGGAGCGCGAGCGACGGCCTGGTCGGCGGCGCGATCTGCCGCGGCGAGGATTGCGACGCGGTCGAGGTGCGATCGAGCCACATCTGGGTGCAGTTCAACCCGGAGGTGTGGCGCGCGGTGGCGATGGCGTTGGCAAGCCGCGTTTAG